Proteins from a genomic interval of Nocardioides jishulii:
- a CDS encoding glycosyltransferase family 4 protein, with protein sequence MSHVAILNWRDHRHPEGGGSETYLLQVSTRLAAAGHQVTTLTARYPGSPKEEVIDGVRYVRVGQHMTVYLWAAFYLMTRRLGRIDHVIEVQNGMPFLAHLFTRAKVTVLVHHVHREQWPVVGPLLAKVGWFMESRVAPWVNRSNDYVAVSQITAAELVSLGVAEDRIRIAYNGVPPVPEFTAPPRDPHPSLVALSRLVPHKQIEHAVRTLHALRDEVPDATLTVMGDGWWADQLREMVVELDLEDRVRLLGHVDDTTKFEELSRAWVHVMPSLKEGWGLSIVEAAHVGVPSVAYRSAGGVQESILDGVTGLLAQDQDDFTDCVRRLLADRALREGLGTKAQMRSEQFTWEATTAVVEGCLPA encoded by the coding sequence ATGAGCCACGTCGCCATCCTCAACTGGCGTGACCACCGGCACCCCGAGGGCGGGGGCTCGGAGACCTACCTGCTCCAGGTGTCCACGCGCCTCGCGGCTGCGGGGCACCAGGTCACGACCCTGACCGCTCGCTATCCCGGGAGCCCGAAGGAAGAGGTCATCGACGGGGTGCGCTACGTGCGCGTCGGCCAGCACATGACCGTCTACCTCTGGGCCGCCTTCTACCTGATGACCCGGCGGCTCGGACGCATCGACCACGTGATCGAGGTGCAGAACGGCATGCCGTTCCTCGCGCACCTCTTCACCCGCGCCAAGGTGACCGTGCTGGTCCACCACGTCCACCGCGAGCAGTGGCCGGTCGTCGGCCCTCTGCTGGCGAAGGTGGGATGGTTCATGGAGTCCCGGGTCGCCCCTTGGGTGAACCGCTCCAACGACTACGTGGCCGTCAGCCAGATCACGGCTGCCGAGCTCGTCTCGCTGGGCGTCGCCGAGGACCGCATCCGCATCGCCTACAACGGCGTGCCTCCGGTGCCCGAGTTCACTGCTCCCCCGCGAGACCCGCACCCGAGCCTGGTGGCGCTCAGCCGGCTCGTCCCGCACAAGCAGATCGAGCACGCCGTCCGTACCCTGCACGCCCTGCGCGACGAGGTCCCGGACGCGACGCTCACCGTCATGGGCGACGGCTGGTGGGCGGACCAGCTGCGCGAGATGGTCGTCGAGCTCGACCTCGAGGACCGCGTACGCCTGCTCGGCCACGTCGACGACACGACCAAGTTCGAGGAGCTCTCACGCGCCTGGGTGCACGTCATGCCCTCCTTGAAGGAAGGGTGGGGCCTCTCGATCGTCGAGGCCGCACACGTAGGAGTGCCGTCGGTCGCCTACCGCTCCGCCGGAGGCGTCCAGGAGTCGATCCTCGACGGCGTGACCGGACTCCTGGCCCAGGACCAGGACGACTTCACCGACTGCGTACGCCGTCTGCTCGCCGACCGCGCCCTGCGCGAGGGATTGGGCACCAAGGCGCAGATGCGCAGCGAACAGTTCACCTGGGAGGCCACGACCGCCGTGGTCGAGGGCTGCCTGCCGGCCTGA
- a CDS encoding class I SAM-dependent methyltransferase → MSHSTDQISSSRPPAGGLARDDWRRSVKLFRSFLTEQTDPEGFYGLIADDTLDLLRRHVDIEGRTIADFGGAAGFYSDAFRRAGATSLVVDLDHTEIVAHGVKHPLSVVARAEQSPLRDESVDIGFSSNMLEHVPDLASVADQIARVVKPGGYVVLSYTAWYGPWGGHETSPWHLLGGERAARRYERKTGRPPKNVFGESMYAATVAEGMAWARSRDDLVLLEERPRYLPPASRHLLKVPGLREVLTWNLWQVLRKK, encoded by the coding sequence GTGAGCCATTCCACAGACCAGATCAGTTCTTCGCGACCGCCGGCGGGTGGTCTCGCCCGCGACGACTGGCGCCGTTCGGTGAAGCTCTTCCGGTCGTTCCTGACCGAGCAGACCGACCCGGAGGGCTTCTACGGGTTGATCGCGGACGACACCCTCGACCTCCTGCGTCGTCACGTGGACATCGAGGGCAGGACGATCGCCGACTTCGGTGGGGCGGCCGGCTTCTACTCCGACGCCTTCCGGCGCGCCGGCGCGACGTCACTGGTGGTCGACCTCGACCACACCGAGATCGTGGCGCACGGGGTGAAGCACCCGTTGTCGGTCGTCGCACGTGCCGAGCAGTCCCCCTTGCGCGACGAGTCCGTCGACATCGGCTTCTCGAGCAACATGCTGGAGCACGTGCCGGACCTGGCTTCGGTGGCCGACCAGATCGCTCGCGTGGTCAAGCCAGGTGGCTACGTGGTGCTGTCCTACACCGCTTGGTACGGACCGTGGGGTGGTCACGAGACCTCGCCCTGGCACCTGCTGGGAGGTGAACGTGCGGCGCGTCGCTACGAGCGCAAGACCGGGCGCCCGCCCAAGAACGTCTTCGGCGAGAGCATGTACGCCGCGACCGTGGCCGAGGGGATGGCGTGGGCGCGCTCGCGTGACGACCTGGTCCTGCTCGAGGAGCGGCCCCGTTACCTCCCGCCGGCGAGTCGGCACCTGCTCAAGGTGCCGGGTCTGCGTGAGGTGTTGACCTGGAACCTGTGGCAGGTTCTGCGCAAGAAGTGA
- the coaE gene encoding dephospho-CoA kinase, with translation MRRFVMVEECTVVVRVGLTGGVASGKSTVSALLAERGAVVVDADLLAREVVAPGTDGLAAVLAEFGPEVLAEDGSLDRAALGAVVFADESRRRALEAIIHPRVRAAGAALEAAATGDAIVVHDIPLLVETGQAELFDVVVVVDVPVEEQLRRMVGLRGMTEADARARVAAQASREQRLAVADHVIDNTGDLEQLRARVDEVYDALRARTDA, from the coding sequence ATGCGCCGTTTCGTCATGGTGGAGGAGTGCACAGTGGTGGTGAGGGTCGGTCTGACCGGAGGCGTGGCATCGGGCAAGAGCACGGTGTCGGCGCTCCTCGCGGAGCGTGGCGCCGTCGTCGTGGACGCGGACCTGCTGGCCCGTGAAGTCGTCGCCCCCGGCACTGACGGGCTCGCCGCCGTGCTGGCGGAGTTCGGGCCGGAGGTCCTCGCCGAGGACGGCTCCCTCGACCGTGCTGCACTGGGCGCCGTCGTCTTCGCGGACGAGTCCAGGCGTCGTGCGCTGGAGGCGATCATCCACCCGCGGGTGCGCGCCGCCGGCGCCGCCCTCGAGGCCGCCGCCACCGGTGACGCGATCGTGGTGCACGACATCCCGCTGCTCGTGGAGACCGGGCAGGCCGAGCTCTTCGACGTCGTGGTCGTGGTCGACGTGCCGGTCGAGGAGCAGCTGCGCCGCATGGTCGGGCTGCGAGGGATGACCGAGGCAGACGCGCGGGCGCGGGTGGCGGCCCAGGCGAGTCGCGAGCAGCGGCTGGCGGTGGCCGACCACGTCATCGACAACACCGGGGACCTCGAGCAGCTGCGGGCCCGAGTGGACGAGGTCTACGACGCACTACGGGCCCGCACCGACGCCTGA
- a CDS encoding sigma-70 family RNA polymerase sigma factor, with product MATRTAPRAHSADREIEGRDSVGLYLDEIARTPLLDAATEVELSKTIEAGLMAEHLLAQGRVGRRKGGAPMSATEEELTWLAEEGHRAVDTFISANLRLVVSIARKYGRAQMPMLDLIQEGNTGLIRAVEKFDYTKGYKFSTYATWWVRQAITRGIAQQARVVRLPVHVVEELNQVGNARRTLERQLGRDPEPVEIAAELSMTTERVLDLMAWGRDHVSLDTPLDEDGDTSLGDLMAQETAPGPDANVLDVESRARLESLVGQLDERSADIVRARYGLTDGRQHKLADIGARHGISAERVRQLEREALQKLRRLGDPDLAA from the coding sequence ATGGCAACTCGCACGGCACCCCGTGCCCACAGCGCCGACCGAGAGATCGAGGGGCGCGACTCTGTCGGTCTCTACCTGGACGAGATCGCACGCACTCCCCTGCTGGACGCAGCCACCGAGGTCGAACTCTCCAAGACGATCGAAGCCGGCCTGATGGCTGAGCACCTGCTGGCGCAGGGTCGTGTCGGCCGCCGCAAGGGCGGCGCCCCCATGTCGGCCACCGAGGAGGAGCTGACGTGGTTGGCGGAGGAGGGTCACCGTGCCGTGGACACCTTCATCAGCGCGAACCTGCGCCTCGTGGTCTCGATCGCGCGCAAGTACGGCCGCGCCCAGATGCCGATGCTGGACCTGATCCAGGAAGGCAACACCGGCCTGATCCGTGCGGTCGAGAAGTTCGACTACACCAAGGGCTACAAGTTCTCGACCTACGCGACCTGGTGGGTGCGTCAGGCGATCACCCGCGGCATCGCGCAGCAGGCACGCGTCGTACGCCTGCCCGTGCACGTGGTCGAGGAGCTCAACCAGGTCGGCAACGCCCGCCGCACCCTCGAGCGCCAGCTCGGCCGCGACCCGGAGCCGGTGGAGATCGCCGCAGAGCTCAGCATGACCACCGAGCGCGTCCTCGACCTGATGGCGTGGGGCCGTGACCACGTCTCACTGGACACCCCGCTGGACGAGGACGGCGACACGTCGCTGGGTGACCTGATGGCCCAGGAGACCGCCCCCGGTCCCGACGCCAACGTCCTCGACGTCGAGTCGCGCGCCCGCCTCGAGAGCCTCGTCGGGCAGCTCGACGAGCGTTCGGCCGACATCGTGCGCGCCCGCTACGGCCTCACCGACGGACGCCAGCACAAGCTGGCCGACATCGGCGCCCGCCACGGAATCTCCGCCGAGCGCGTCCGCCAGCTCGAGCGTGAGGCCCTCCAGAAGCTGCGCCGGTTGGGAGACCCCGACCTGGCGGCCTGA
- a CDS encoding phosphotransferase family protein has product MPRVDMRMDLGMDMEWQPLPGGWSGESFLTGIGDERSVVRIFASAGEGRPYAAQVDAALMRLVRGLVPVPEVLEVRPATAGSPPLLVTRYVPGARADDVVRDADDVVLAEVGRHLGHLAGTLAGMPTLRAGEFADEDLRIEPFPGDRGDLPAHVEAHLDDLRALDDAGRDGLRRLVREAQDVLDEVGRTCLVHGDLTPKNVVLTPEGDVAALVDWEHAHSGMPHADLGSLLRFDRHPAWEDAVVAGWCEVRDEEPALARERARCADLFALVDLGARQGGNLVVDLAELFLAEIVRTQDVHAHP; this is encoded by the coding sequence ATGCCGCGGGTGGACATGCGGATGGACCTGGGGATGGACATGGAGTGGCAGCCGCTGCCCGGCGGGTGGTCGGGGGAGAGCTTCCTCACCGGGATCGGTGACGAACGGTCGGTGGTGCGCATCTTCGCCAGCGCCGGTGAGGGGCGTCCGTACGCCGCCCAGGTCGACGCTGCCCTGATGCGACTGGTGAGAGGTCTCGTCCCGGTGCCGGAGGTGCTGGAGGTGCGTCCGGCGACCGCCGGGTCGCCGCCGCTCCTCGTCACGCGCTACGTTCCGGGTGCCCGCGCCGACGACGTCGTACGCGACGCTGACGACGTGGTGCTCGCGGAGGTCGGCCGACACCTCGGACACCTCGCCGGCACCCTCGCCGGGATGCCGACCCTGCGGGCGGGGGAGTTCGCGGACGAGGACCTGCGGATCGAACCGTTCCCCGGGGACCGTGGCGACCTCCCCGCTCACGTCGAGGCGCACCTCGACGACCTGCGAGCGCTGGACGATGCCGGCCGTGACGGCCTGCGGCGACTGGTCCGCGAGGCGCAGGACGTGCTCGACGAGGTGGGGCGCACCTGCCTGGTCCACGGCGACCTGACGCCCAAGAACGTGGTCCTCACCCCTGAGGGAGACGTCGCCGCACTGGTCGACTGGGAGCACGCGCACAGCGGCATGCCGCACGCCGACCTGGGCAGCCTGCTGCGCTTCGACCGGCACCCTGCGTGGGAGGACGCGGTCGTCGCCGGGTGGTGCGAGGTGCGCGACGAGGAACCAGCCCTGGCGAGGGAGCGGGCGCGCTGCGCCGACCTCTTCGCGCTGGTGGACCTGGGTGCGCGTCAGGGAGGCAACCTGGTGGTCGACCTGGCCGAGCTGTTCCTGGCCGAGATCGTGCGGACCCAGGACGTGCACGCCCACCCTTAG
- a CDS encoding class I SAM-dependent methyltransferase → MSESRTPQWEHLPQSVSVDRREVSEEESRRANGPEWDRYADEYQATHGEFLGDIGFVWGPEGLTEQEAGALGELRGRRVLEVGSGAGQCSRWVRQQGGTGIGIDLSMRQLQHARRIDLETGTPVPSVLGTATQLPFRDASFDVVFSSFGALQFVADLDAAVEETARVLRPGGRFAFSITHPTRWSFPDDPGPEGLTASQSYWDRTPYVETDPQTGIVTYVEHHRTLGDWVRLLAATGFRLVDLLEPEWPEGHERVWEGWSRTRGSLTPGTALFVTDLAP, encoded by the coding sequence GTGTCCGAGTCGCGCACCCCGCAGTGGGAACACCTGCCACAGTCCGTCTCCGTCGACCGCCGAGAGGTCTCGGAGGAGGAGTCACGCCGGGCCAACGGCCCTGAGTGGGACCGCTACGCCGACGAGTACCAGGCCACGCACGGCGAGTTCCTCGGCGACATCGGCTTCGTCTGGGGCCCCGAGGGACTGACCGAGCAGGAGGCAGGCGCCCTGGGTGAGCTGCGCGGTCGCCGGGTCCTGGAGGTGGGCAGCGGGGCCGGCCAGTGCTCGCGCTGGGTGCGCCAGCAGGGCGGGACCGGCATCGGGATCGACCTGTCGATGCGCCAGCTGCAGCACGCACGCCGCATCGACCTCGAGACGGGCACACCCGTCCCGTCAGTCCTGGGGACGGCGACCCAGCTGCCGTTCCGGGACGCGAGCTTCGACGTGGTCTTCTCGTCCTTCGGCGCCCTGCAGTTCGTGGCGGACCTCGACGCCGCGGTGGAGGAGACGGCGCGAGTGCTGCGTCCGGGCGGCCGGTTCGCCTTCTCCATCACCCACCCGACGCGGTGGTCCTTCCCGGACGATCCCGGGCCCGAAGGGCTGACCGCCTCGCAGTCCTACTGGGACCGCACCCCCTACGTGGAGACCGACCCGCAGACCGGCATCGTCACCTACGTGGAGCACCACCGCACGTTGGGCGACTGGGTGCGGCTGCTGGCCGCCACGGGCTTCCGCCTCGTCGACCTCCTCGAGCCCGAGTGGCCCGAGGGGCACGAACGCGTCTGGGAAGGCTGGTCGCGTACGCGTGGCTCACTGACCCCGGGGACCGCGCTCTTCGTCACCGACCTCGCCCCCTGA
- a CDS encoding DUF3068 domain-containing protein: MSGGSTQVRGKLGPILSGIGGFLLVVGILLNVYAYPRLATAPLDQDSTSTLSGPGATVFDTGSLTEIDTELTTTAKTVGDVEDSEEAGDNVRVWVNATSTKSADGVVRSRTIERVAFDGFTGEAVDCCNAWSEMEMGQSEETKFEGQVFKFPFQTEKKTYKWWDGTLKRAFDAEYEREEKVKGINTYVFVQTIEPEIWTQAPALPPEILGLKGKEPIVADRTYGNIRTFWVEPETGVVINRVEQQSAALQVDGEDKITVTDVETQFTDETVAANVKEYGDKAKQLKLIRSTLPLALGIGGLVLILVGFLLHRRAKASEY, translated from the coding sequence ATGTCTGGAGGGAGCACGCAAGTGCGAGGAAAGTTGGGCCCGATCCTCTCGGGCATTGGTGGGTTCCTACTCGTCGTGGGGATCCTCCTGAACGTGTACGCATACCCGAGGTTGGCCACGGCTCCGCTGGACCAGGACAGCACCTCGACGCTGTCCGGCCCTGGTGCGACCGTCTTCGACACAGGTTCGCTGACCGAGATCGACACTGAGCTCACCACCACCGCGAAGACCGTCGGTGACGTCGAGGACTCCGAGGAGGCTGGCGACAACGTCCGTGTCTGGGTCAACGCCACCTCGACGAAGTCGGCCGACGGCGTGGTTCGTTCGCGCACCATCGAACGTGTGGCGTTCGACGGCTTCACCGGCGAGGCCGTGGACTGCTGCAACGCTTGGTCCGAGATGGAGATGGGCCAGTCCGAGGAGACGAAGTTCGAGGGACAGGTCTTCAAGTTCCCCTTCCAGACCGAGAAGAAGACGTACAAGTGGTGGGACGGCACGCTGAAGCGGGCCTTCGACGCCGAGTACGAGCGTGAGGAGAAGGTCAAGGGGATCAACACCTACGTCTTCGTCCAGACGATCGAGCCGGAGATCTGGACCCAGGCCCCCGCACTGCCCCCGGAGATCCTCGGTCTCAAGGGCAAGGAGCCGATCGTCGCCGACCGCACGTACGGCAACATCCGTACCTTCTGGGTCGAGCCCGAGACCGGCGTCGTCATCAACCGCGTCGAGCAGCAGTCGGCCGCCCTCCAGGTCGACGGTGAGGACAAGATCACCGTGACCGACGTGGAGACGCAGTTCACCGACGAGACCGTGGCCGCCAACGTCAAGGAGTACGGCGACAAGGCGAAGCAGCTCAAGCTGATCCGCTCGACCCTGCCTCTTGCGCTGGGCATCGGCGGTCTCGTGCTGATCCTGGTCGGCTTCCTGCTCCACCGCCGCGCCAAGGCTTCGGAGTACTGA
- the rpsA gene encoding 30S ribosomal protein S1: MTSTSIPLPDYDAPQVAINDIGSEEDFLAAIDATIKYFNDGDIVDGIIVKVDRDEVLLDIGYKTEGVIPSRELSIKHDVDPSEVVSIGDKVEALVLQKEDKEGRLILSKKRAQYERAWGTIEQVKEEDGVVEGTVIEVVKGGLILDIGLRGFLPASLVEMRRVRDLQPYVGQTLEAKIIELDKNRNNVVLSRRAWLEQTQSEVRHGFLTQLQKGQIRKGVVSSIVNFGAFVDLGGVDGLVHVSELSWKHIDHPSEVVTVGDEVTVEVLDVDMDRERVSLSLKATQEDPWQHFARTHQIGQIVPGKVTKLVPFGSFVRVEEGIEGLVHISELAERHVEIPEQVVQVNDDVMVKIIDIDLERRRISLSLKQANETSAAADVDEFDPTLYGMAATYDDQGNYVYPEGFDPETGEWLEGFDEQRATWEEQYAKAHARWEQHVKQQAEAKQAEAEAGEATSYSSGGDVEAAEEVGGSLASDEALQALREKLTGGAN, translated from the coding sequence ATGACGAGCACCAGCATCCCTCTTCCCGACTACGACGCCCCCCAGGTGGCGATCAACGACATCGGTTCTGAAGAGGACTTCCTCGCCGCGATCGACGCGACGATCAAGTACTTCAACGACGGCGACATCGTCGACGGCATCATCGTGAAGGTCGACCGTGACGAGGTGCTCCTCGACATCGGTTACAAGACCGAAGGTGTCATTCCCTCCCGTGAGCTCTCGATCAAGCACGACGTCGACCCGTCCGAGGTCGTCTCGATCGGCGACAAGGTTGAGGCCCTCGTTCTCCAGAAGGAGGACAAGGAAGGTCGTCTGATCCTGTCGAAGAAGCGCGCCCAGTACGAGCGCGCCTGGGGCACCATCGAGCAGGTCAAGGAAGAGGACGGCGTCGTCGAGGGCACCGTCATCGAGGTCGTCAAGGGTGGTCTCATCCTGGACATCGGCCTGCGCGGCTTCCTGCCCGCCTCGCTCGTCGAGATGCGTCGCGTCCGCGACCTGCAGCCCTACGTGGGTCAGACCCTCGAGGCCAAGATCATCGAGCTCGACAAGAACCGCAACAACGTGGTCCTGTCGCGCCGTGCCTGGCTCGAGCAGACCCAGTCCGAGGTTCGCCACGGCTTCCTGACCCAGCTCCAGAAGGGTCAGATCCGCAAGGGTGTCGTCTCCTCGATCGTCAACTTCGGTGCGTTCGTCGACCTCGGCGGCGTCGACGGTCTCGTCCACGTCTCCGAGCTCTCCTGGAAGCACATCGACCACCCCTCCGAGGTCGTCACCGTCGGCGACGAGGTCACCGTCGAGGTCCTCGACGTCGACATGGACCGCGAGCGCGTGTCCCTGTCGCTCAAGGCCACGCAGGAAGACCCGTGGCAGCACTTCGCCCGCACCCACCAGATCGGTCAGATCGTGCCCGGAAAGGTCACCAAGCTGGTGCCCTTCGGTTCGTTCGTCCGCGTCGAGGAGGGCATCGAGGGCCTCGTGCACATCTCCGAGCTGGCCGAGCGCCACGTGGAGATCCCGGAGCAGGTCGTCCAGGTCAACGACGACGTCATGGTCAAGATCATCGACATCGACCTCGAGCGTCGCCGGATCTCGCTGTCCCTCAAGCAGGCCAACGAGACCTCCGCTGCCGCCGACGTCGACGAGTTCGACCCGACGCTCTACGGCATGGCTGCCACGTACGACGACCAGGGCAACTACGTCTACCCCGAGGGCTTCGACCCGGAGACCGGCGAGTGGCTCGAGGGCTTCGACGAGCAGCGCGCGACCTGGGAGGAGCAGTACGCCAAGGCGCACGCTCGCTGGGAGCAGCACGTCAAGCAGCAGGCGGAGGCCAAGCAGGCCGAGGCCGAGGCTGGCGAGGCCACCTCGTACAGCTCCGGTGGCGACGTCGAGGCTGCCGAGGAGGTCGGCGGTTCGCTGGCGTCCGACGAGGCCCTGCAGGCCCTGCGCGAGAAGCTGACCGGCGGCGCCAACTGA